The proteins below come from a single Treponema phagedenis genomic window:
- a CDS encoding zinc metallopeptidase, with translation MFIDSYYLILIVPTLLFSLYAQFKVKSTFSKFSEIETRRRITGAQAAAILLKNNGLSNIEVNKVSGDLTDHYDPSKKVLRLSEPVFSKTSVSAVGVAAHETGHAIQDKLHYGPLVLRSTLVPVANIGSMAGPYLAMAGLIFGINILLNLGIIFFGVAVLFYLVTLPVEIDASRRALILLQQNAILSEEELQGAKKVLTAAALTYIASALTAVASLIRLILLAKDRRR, from the coding sequence ATGTTTATTGACTCTTATTATCTAATTTTGATTGTGCCTACCTTATTATTTTCACTCTATGCGCAATTTAAGGTAAAATCCACATTCAGCAAGTTTTCGGAAATTGAAACCAGAAGACGCATAACCGGTGCACAGGCGGCGGCAATTCTTTTAAAAAATAACGGACTCTCAAATATTGAAGTAAATAAGGTTTCGGGAGACTTGACCGATCACTATGATCCGTCAAAAAAAGTGCTGCGCCTTTCGGAACCGGTGTTCAGTAAAACCTCAGTTTCGGCTGTAGGCGTTGCGGCACATGAAACAGGTCATGCAATTCAAGATAAACTGCATTACGGACCGCTGGTGCTGCGCAGCACGTTGGTTCCTGTCGCAAACATCGGCTCAATGGCAGGTCCCTACCTCGCGATGGCGGGGCTTATTTTCGGCATAAATATTCTATTAAATCTCGGCATTATTTTTTTTGGCGTTGCCGTGCTTTTTTATCTGGTAACCTTACCGGTGGAAATTGACGCATCCCGCCGAGCACTCATACTTTTGCAGCAAAACGCAATTTTAAGCGAAGAAGAGTTACAAGGTGCAAAAAAAGTACTCACTGCCGCAGCTCTCACCTATATTGCCTCAGCCTTAACCGCTGTGGCAAGTCTTATTCGGCTTATTCTGCTTGCCAAAGACCGCCGCAGATAA